The Macaca fascicularis isolate 582-1 chromosome 5, T2T-MFA8v1.1 genome segment AGTAGCATGGGCCATTCCAGTAAGTATgcctttctcagaaaacctctacACTTTGTTATCTCTTTTAACCTAACATTAATACAaaatgttgtgtgtatgtgtgtgtgtgtctgtgcatgcacgtgtgtgtgtatatgtgtgtgtatatatacttttccttaatttttttttaacagactgAGTCTAAACATTTAGATTTGTACTAAGGGCTTCATGCGATGTCTGTGAGGTTTCAACCAAACCACTCCAGTTCATTGTCTCTTTCCTCTATAGAAATTCACATCTTGCCtgaaggattattattatttaaaacatttattcagaTTAATTTACACTTAGTGCCCAGAAGTCATGGAGACTTTGTCCATCTTTGCTTCATACTCTgtgaattttattctaatatgAACAAAGTCTGTGCTGTTTAGGAAGTTTCCaagaaagaataataagaaaaagtagatttttttcaaCATATAGGAAACTAATGTTTCACTCAGAGTTATTATTTATGTGCTCACTTTGGAAAATTTGGAATATATGATAAATACcaataaaaaattgagaaagtTCAACCATTTGTAATTTAGTAGCCAGCCATCATGTTTAACATTTTCATATGCTTTCATAATACCAAACATTTGGTATTTATGTAGTTGAAAATGTTCTCAAGTATTTCAAATGTGCTGTTGCAGAGCACAGAAGTATAACAGCATAATACTTGATTTTGCTTCTGTGCAGGCTCTGGTCATGCCTCCTGCTCTCTTAAGAGTTTTGGTCAGGATTACACTTAGAGCGGGTCTTATGCTAGTGCAAGAGACTTGTTGTGCAAAAACACCAGAGGTCTATCCCCTTGTCTTTCTACAAGACTCTTTCCTTCTACAGTTGAGATAAGTGGGCTCATCTAACATATCCATAAAATTGATAATACCGCAGTGAAAAATATCCATGTGCCCAGTTTAAATTTTACACAAGCCCTGTAAGAAGCCACTTCTCTTTTCTATCTGATTAGATCATACTTTGGCCTTtgtgttaaacctttcttcttcATTGAggaaagaatgtgtgtgtgtgtgtttgtgtgtgtgtgtgtgtgcatgctcatGCACATATTCCCAAAAAAGAACCTTTTCAATAGCCAGTATTTTCTACTTGGCAGGTTCCTCAAAGCAAACCACTGGAGAGGCATGTCGAAAAGTCCATGAATTTGCATCTCTTAGCAAGATCAAACGTGTCAGAACAGGTATAGGatgtaatatatttcttttctttcctatttctgaGTTGCTACATTCCATTAATTTCCCCAACATTGCAATTTGCTTTCCTTCAAGATCATTGATACTTGTAATTGattgaatgtttctttttcaggataaGTTAAATGCCAGTGGAACCATCAAAGAAAGTGGTGTCCCCGTGCATGAAGGTGATAAAGGAAGGCAAGAGAATACCCAAGATGGTCACAAGAGAGAAGGGAATGGCTCTGAGTGGGCAGAAGTAGGAGGGAAGAGTTTTTCTACATATTCCACATTAGCATACGAAGAGGGGAATATTGAGGGCTGGAATGGGGACACAGGAAAAGCAGAAACGTATGATCATGATGGAATACACGGGAAAGAAGAAAACACCACAGCAAATGGCATCCAGGGACAAGTAAGCATCATTGACAATGCCGGAACCACAAACAGAAGCAACACTGATGGAAATACTGATAAGAATACCCCAAATGGGGATGTTGGAGATGCAGGTCGCAATGAAGATGCCACTGTTGTCCAAGAAGATggaccccaagtagctggaagcaATAACAGTACAGACAATGAGGATGAAATAATTGAGAATTCCTGTGGAAATGAGGGTAATACAAGTGAAATAACACCTCAGATCAACAGCAACAGAAATGggactaaggaggctgaggtaacaCCCAGCACCAGAGAAGATGCAGGCCTGGATAATTCCGACGGGAGTCCTAGTGGGAATGGAGCAGATGAGGATGAAGACAAGGGTTCtggtgatgatgaagatgaagaaacaggtAATGGAAAAGACAGTAATGATAACAGCAAGGGACAGGAGGGCCAGGACAGCCAGGACCACGGGAAAGAAGATGATCATGATAGTAGCACAGGTCAAAATTCGGAGAGTAATGAAGATTATGACCCTGAAGGCAAAGAAGATCCCCATAATAACGCTGACGGAGACAACACCTCCAAGAGTGAGGAGAATTCTGCTGGTATTCTGGAAGACAATGGCAGCCAAAGAATGGAGGACACCCAGAAGCTCAACCACAGAGAAAGCAAAGGTGTAGAAAACGGAATCACCAAAGAATCAGAGCCACACGCTGTTGGGAAGAGCCAAGATAAGGTTAGTTTGTAAAGCTGATTTATTTCAATGGCAATTTAAATTCTTCCCTCCAACTATTGATGCTAGCACAAAAATAAACCATGACAAGCATCTATATATTTTTGCATCCATTTACTTGACTATTTAAGGAAAAGCTAGAGTCCTTACTAGACTTCCATATAGaacaactttaaaaatcatacatTTCTGAGAACGTAGTTACAATTCTAGAAAAGTCTTATGTGAAATCATGGATCCCCCATGTAATTGTTTACAAAAGTTCCTGGGTAGGAATGTGGATGAATTTTTAAGGAATCTAAACACCAGGGTGCTTTCAATTACAGAATAAAGCACATTGTCACAAATAACTGTGAAGTACTAGAAGTGGAACTCCTATCCCTGTGGCAACTTTTCCCAGTTATTCTTCCTCAGATCAATGCAATTTTGCAGCAAGTATTCACTAGTTAATCATTCTTTCCTCCGTCCTTCCATAGGGAATAGAAATCAAAGGTCCTAGCAGTGGCAACAGAAATATTACCAAAGAAGTTGGGAAAGTCAATGAAGATAAAGAGGATAAAGGACAACATGGAATGATCTTGGGCAAAGGAAATGTCAAGACACAAGGAGAGGTTGACAACATAGAAGGACCTGGCCAAAAACCAGAACCAGGAAATAAAGTTGGACACAGCCACACAGGTAGTGACAGCAATAGTGATGGATATGACAGTTATGATTTTGATGATAAGTCCATGCAAGGAGATGATCCCAATAGCAGTGACGAATCTAATGGCAATGATGATGCTAATTCAGAAAGTGACAATGACAGCAGTAGTCGAGGAGACGCTTCTTATAACTCTGATGAATCAAAAGATAATGGCAATGGCAGTCACTCAAAAGGAGGAGAAGATGATGACAGTGATAGCACATCAGACACTAACAATAGTGACAGTAATGGCAATGGTAACAATGGCAATGATGACAATGACAAATCTGATGGTGGCAAAGGTAAATCAGATAGCAGTGACAGCAGTGATAGTAGTGACAGTGACAGCAGTGATAGCAGCAATAGCAGTGATAGTAGTGACAGCAGTGACAGTGACAGCAGTGATAGTGACAGCAGTGATAGCAACAGTAGCAGTGATAGTAGTGACAGCAGTGACAGTGACAGCAGTGATAGCAACAGTAGCAGTGATAGTGACAGCAGTGACAGTGACAGCAGTGATAGCAACAGTAGCAGTGATAGTAGTGACAGCAGTGACAGTGACAGCAGTGATAGCAACAGTAGCAGTGATAGTAGTGACAGCAGTGACAGTGACAGCAGTGATAGCAACAGTAGCAGTGATAGTAGTGACAGCAGTGACAGTGACAGCAGTGATAGCAACAGTAGCAGTGATAGTAGTGACAGCAGTGACAGTGACAGCAGTGATAGCAATAGTAGCAGTGATAGTAGTGACAGCAGTGACAGTGACAGCAGTGATAGCAACAGTAGCAGTGATAGTAGTGACAGCAGTGATAGCAGTGACAGTAGTGATAGTAGTGACAGCAGTGACAGTGACAGCAGTGATAGCAGTGACAGTGACAGCAGTGATAGCAGTGACAGTGATAGTAGTGATAGCAGCAATAGCAGTGACAGTAGTGATAGCAATAGCAGTGACAGTAGTGACAGCAGTGATAGCAGCAACAGTAGTGATAGTAGTGACAACAGCAACAGTGACAGTAGTGATAGTAGTGACAACAGTGACAGCAAGTCAGACAGCAACAAATCAGACAGCAGTGATAGTGACAGTAAGTCAGACAGCAGTGACAGCAACAGCAGTGACAGTAGTGACAACAGTGATAGCAGTGACAGCAGCAATAGCAGTGACAGCAGTGATAGTAGTGACAGCAGTGATAGTGAGAGCAGCAGTAGCAGTGACAGCAGCAACAGCAGTGATAGTAGTGACAGTAGTGACAGCAGCAATAGTAGTGACAGCAGCAACAGCAGTGACCATAGTGATAGTAGTGACAGCAGTGATAGTAGTGACAACAGCAATAGCAGTGACAGCAGTGATAGCAGTGACAGCAGCGGTAGCAGTGACAGCAGTGATAGCAGTGACAGTAGTGACAGTAGCAATAGTAGTGACAGCAGCAATAGCAGTGACAGCAGTGATAGTAGTGACAGCAGTGATAGTAGTGACAGCAGCGATAGCAGTGACAGCAGTGATAGTAGTGATAGCAGCGATAGTAGCGACAGCAGCGATAGCAGTGACAGCAGCGATAGTAGTGACAGCAGCAATAGCAGTGACAGCAGTAATAGTAGTGACAGCAGCAATAGCAGTGACAGCAGCAACAGCAGTGATAGTGGTGACAGCAGCGACAGCAGTAACAGCAGTGATAGTAGTGACAGCAGCAACAGCAGTGACAGCAGTGATAGCAGCAATAGCAGTGACAGCAGTGACAGCAGCGATAGTAGTGACAGCAGCGACAGCAGCGATAGCAGTGACAGCAGCGATAGCAGTGACAGCAGTGATAGCAGTGACAGCAGTGACAGCAGTGATAGTAGTGACAGCAGTGACAGCAGTGATAGTAGCAACAGCAGTGATAGCGATAGCAGTGATAGTGACAGCAGCGACAGCAGTGATAGCAGTGACAGCAGCAACAGCGACAGCAGTAATAGCAGTGACAGCAGCGAAAGCAGTGACAGCAGTGATAGCAGTGACAGCAGCGAAAGCAGTGACAGCAGTGATAGCAGTGACAGCAGTGAAAGCAGTGACAGCAGTGATAGTGACAGCAGCGACAGCAGTGATAGCAGTGACAGCAGTGACAGCAGTGATAGCAGTGACAGCAGCAATAGCAGTGACAGCAGTGATAGTGACAGCAGCGACAGCAGTGATAGCAGTGACAGCAGCAATAGCAGTGACAGCAGTGACAGCAGCGACAGCAGTGATAGCAGTGACAGCAGCAATAGCAGTGACAGCAGTGACAGCAGCGACAGCAGTGATAGCAGTGACAGCAGCAATAGCAGtgacagcagcaacagcagcgaCAGCAGTGATAGCAGTGACAGCACATCTGACAGCAGTGATGAGAGTGACAACCAGAGCAAGTCTGGTAATGGTAACAACAATGGAagtgacagtgacagtgacagtgaAGGCAGTGACAGTAACCACTCAACCAGTGATGATTAGAACAAAAGAAAACCCATAAGATTCCCTTTGTGAAAAGTTTGGTGATGGGAtaggaaaaaaagatttccaagaaagtaaagaaagggGAGAAATAAACAGAAGACATATGTAAACATCCACAAAAACAACTAGGGGAATCAAATCGAACAGTTGGATTCAGAACCAAGGCCTAACTCCtgcagagagagactctgaaTGCATGACCTTTGGTACATGCCTGTTAATATTCatgttctgaaaatattttgttaaaagtgTAAGTCTAAACAtaaaagaacaattaaaata includes the following:
- the DSPP gene encoding dentin sialophosphoprotein, which codes for MKIIAYFCIWAVAWAIPVPQSKPLERHVEKSMNLHLLARSNVSEQDKLNASGTIKESGVPVHEGDKGRQENTQDGHKREGNGSEWAEVGGKSFSTYSTLAYEEGNIEGWNGDTGKAETYDHDGIHGKEENTTANGIQGQVSIIDNAGTTNRSNTDGNTDKNTPNGDVGDAGRNEDATVVQEDGPQVAGSNNSTDNEDEIIENSCGNEGNTSEITPQINSNRNGTKEAEVTPSTREDAGLDNSDGSPSGNGADEDEDKGSGDDEDEETGNGKDSNDNSKGQEGQDSQDHGKEDDHDSSTGQNSESNEDYDPEGKEDPHNNADGDNTSKSEENSAGILEDNGSQRMEDTQKLNHRESKGVENGITKESEPHAVGKSQDKGIEIKGPSSGNRNITKEVGKVNEDKEDKGQHGMILGKGNVKTQGEVDNIEGPGQKPEPGNKVGHSHTGSDSNSDGYDSYDFDDKSMQGDDPNSSDESNGNDDANSESDNDSSSRGDASYNSDESKDNGNGSHSKGGEDDDSDSTSDTNNSDSNGNGNNGNDDNDKSDGGKGKSDSSDSSDSSDSDSSDSSNSSDSSDSSDSDSSDSDSSDSNSSSDSSDSSDSDSSDSNSSSDSDSSDSDSSDSNSSSDSSDSSDSDSSDSNSSSDSSDSSDSDSSDSNSSSDSSDSSDSDSSDSNSSSDSSDSSDSDSSDSNSSSDSSDSSDSDSSDSNSSSDSSDSSDSSDSSDSSDSSDSDSSDSSDSDSSDSSDSDSSDSSNSSDSSDSNSSDSSDSSDSSNSSDSSDNSNSDSSDSSDNSDSKSDSNKSDSSDSDSKSDSSDSNSSDSSDNSDSSDSSNSSDSSDSSDSSDSESSSSSDSSNSSDSSDSSDSSNSSDSSNSSDHSDSSDSSDSSDNSNSSDSSDSSDSSGSSDSSDSSDSSDSSNSSDSSNSSDSSDSSDSSDSSDSSDSSDSSDSSDSSDSSDSSDSSDSSDSSDSSNSSDSSNSSDSSNSSDSSNSSDSGDSSDSSNSSDSSDSSNSSDSSDSSNSSDSSDSSDSSDSSDSSDSSDSSDSSDSSDSSDSSDSSDSSDSSDSSDSSNSSDSDSSDSDSSDSSDSSDSSNSDSSNSSDSSESSDSSDSSDSSESSDSSDSSDSSESSDSSDSDSSDSSDSSDSSDSSDSSDSSNSSDSSDSDSSDSSDSSDSSNSSDSSDSSDSSDSSDSSNSSDSSDSSDSSDSSDSSNSSDSSNSSDSSDSSDSTSDSSDESDNQSKSGNGNNNGSDSDSDSEGSDSNHSTSDD